AGTTATTTTCTTGCAAATCGGGGTTTAAATTTTTTTGTAATGGCATTAGTTGTTGCCTCTAGTTATGTTAGTGCTAGTAGTTTTATTTCAGGGCCTTCGGCTGTTTATAGATATGGATTGTCTTTTATTTTTTTGGCTGTTATTCAGATTCCTACAAGTTTAATTTCATTTGTCATTATTGGTGAGAGATTGAATTTGGAAGCTAAAAAAATTAATGCAATAAATATTATTGATTATATTGGATATAGGTATAATAGTCATTCTTTAGTTTTAATTAGTAGTTTTATAGTAATTTTTTTCTCTTTATTTTTACTCTCAGCTCAGATTATGGGGGGTGCTAAACTTTTAGAGGTGTTTTTCCAAATTAGTTATACTGATGCTCTTGTTTTGTTCTCTCTATTTGTTTTCTTTTATGTTTGTTTGGGGGGATTTAAGATAATAGCATATATGGACTTAGTACAAGGCATTTTGATGGTTATGGCGTCTATACTTTTATTTTCAAGATTAGTTGATTTGGGGGGTGGAATTAATAATCTTTTTAAGATGGCTCAGTTAGATCTTAGAGATGATTTGTTTTTGCCATCAACTTTGGATTTGAAAATTGGGTATATCATTTCTTTTTGGGTATTAATAGGAATTGGAGTGTTGGGACTACCTCAATTTGTTAATAATTTTATAGCGTTTAAAGATATGAAATCTATGAGATTTTCTCTTCCCATTGTGACCTTTGTAATAGGATTTTTAGTTGTTATTATGCATTTGATAGGTTTTTTTTCTCTTGTTATTTTTCCTGAATTTGAACCGAATGATAAAGTTATTTTGAATGTAGCATTCAAAGTATTAAATCCTAAGGTATTTATATTATTTTTTGTGGGGCTTTTATCAGCGATAGTGTCTACAATAGATTCAGGTTTTCTTTTTCTGTCTTCTATTTGGGTAAAGGTCATATTGTCGTTGAGTAAGAATATTGGTACTAATATTGGAGTTAATAGAATTACTGTTATGTCTAATGTTTGTTTTATGTCAATAATAATTTTTTTATCTTTAAAACCACCTGACTTTTTGCTTTTTGTAAACGTTTTTGCACTTGGAGCTTTGGAAGTTTCATTTTTCTGTATTATTGTTTTTGGACTTTATTTTAATTTTGTAAGTAAAATGTCAGCTTTTATTTCTCAGTTTTTGGGACTTTTGAGTTATTTGGCTCTAATTTTTTATGGTGATACTGATAGTTATTATTTTCATCCTGTTGTTCCTTCACTTTTTATTTCTGTATGTTCATTTTTGATAGTTAATTTTATGTGTCGAAAATGTAGTAAAGTTTAGTTGTATGGTGTCTTTTAGTTCTGAAAGTGTTGGTAAATATATTGTTATTGATGTGCTGAAGAATGACGATGGTAAAAGGTTTGATGCAGTTTTAATAAAATTTTTGAAATTCCCTAAATCAAAAGTAATCAGACATATTAGAAAAGGAGATATCCTTTTAAATAATTTAAAGGTTACTTTTTCTCATAGAGTTTCCAAGGGTGATAAGATTTATTTGTATAAACCTTTACTGCAGGGTTTGAGTTTAGACAAGGTTACAGTCGAGGATGAGGCTGCTATATTGAGAGATGTAAAGAGAAGAATAGTATATGAAGATGAGGATTTACTTGTGGTTAACAAGAGAAAGGGGATTTTAGTTCATGGAGGTAAATATTCACTTGATATTCTTATTAATGCTTATCTTTTAGATAAAAATCTTGAGTCTCTTAGTTTTAAACCTTCAGCTGTGCATAGATTAGATAGAAATACTTCAGGACTTATTATTTTTGCAAAAAATATAGATTCTGCAAGACTTTTAAGTAAGGCATTTAGTAGTGGTATTGTTACTAAGAAGTATTTGGCTTTACTTGATGGTAAGATTAAAAAACCTTTGACTTATATGAACTTTTTATATCGAGATAGAACTGCAAAAAAAACTTTTATTATCGGCAATATAGATAAATTTAATGCTATAACTTATGTTAAACCAATTTTGGTGTCTCAGTCTTCGACACTTGCGGAGGTATCAATTAAGACAGGATTCACACATCAAATAAGAGCACAATGTGCTTTTAATCAACATGCATTGATTAATGATGGGAAATATGGTTCTAAATTTGGAAAAACCAATTACTTTTTACATTCTTTTTTGATAAAATTTAACCAGTCTTTATTTTTGAGAAATGAGTTTTTTGCTGAACCTAGTTCGGATTTTTTAAAACAGATAAATAGTATTTTTGGTGTGTATGATTTTAAAAGATTTATTTAATAAGTTCACATTTAAGAATGCGTTAGGTGCAGTTAAGGACATCTCGATTGCTATTAAACATAGGTTTGTAAAGATTAAGGTTTATTCTTTAGTAGGTGTTGCTGGTACTGGGAAAAGCTTTAGGTCTCATTTAATAGCAGATAAATATTCTATTCCTTTAATCATTGATGATGGTGTTTTAATAAAAAATATGAAGATTATTGCTGGGAGTTCTGCTAAGTTTGAGGATAATGTGTTTGATGCAATAAAGCGTTCTATTTTTGAAGATGATGCTCATAGAAATGAAATTGTTGAAGCTCTTCGTAGAGAGAATTTCAATAAAATATTAATATTAGGGACAAGTATTCGTATGATCGATAAAATAACGTCTAGACTTTTCTTACCCCGTTCTTCCAAAATTATTTATATAACAGATGTTTCTACTAAAAAGGAAATAGAAAAGGCAAGGATTTCAAGACAGATGGGTGAACATGTTGTTCCAGCAGCTACCTTTGAGATAACGTCTATTAAGCCGAATTTATTATTAGATTCAATTCGAGTTTTTTTTAAAAGTAAAGGTTTTCTATCAAAGAAGAAAAACTATATTCGTTCTATTGTAAAGCCTCATTTTCATGAAGAGGGAGGGATTTTATCTGTTTCCAAAAATGCTGTGAGGCAAATTATTGAACATTGTGTTTCTGAATATAACAAAGATTATATTGTCTATAATTTGAAGATTAAAAAGAATCAGGGTAGTTATTCTTTTAAGCTATTCTTGGATGTTCCGCTTGAGAATGATTTACTAGGTAATGCGGAAATGCTTAGACATTATATTATTGAGAACGTACTAAAATATACGGTGATTAATATATCTGGTATTGATGTTATCATACATAGATTTTATGATCAAAAGGGTGATTTGGGAAAAAAAGATGAATTTTGACTTGGATAATTTAGGTAATATCTTTTTAGTTGGCATTAAGGGCTCTGGACTTTGTTCACTTGCCTGTTTTTTAAATGCCAAAGGATATTTTGTAGAAGGAATAGACATTCCTTTAAAGTTTCATACGGAAGATGTATTAAATAGCGATAATATAACTTATTATGAGAATATTGATGAATTTTCACTAAAGAATCATCATATATCTTATGATATATTAATATATTCACCAGCTTATGATAAAGATAATTTAGCTGTTTTGTTAGAAGCACGTGAACTTGGCATTCCTGTTCTATCTTATCCTGAGGTTATTGGGGAAATTTCTAAGAAATATTATAGTATCGGGGTTGCAGGTTCTCATGGCAAAACTACTACAGCAGCATTCTTGGGTATACTGTTTAATAGTTTGGGACTTTATCCCAATGTAATATTAGGTGCTAGTGTTAAAGATTTTGGAGATAAATCTAGTCTTGTTGGTCATGGCAATATATTTATTGCAGAGACTTGTGAGTATAGGAATCATTTTTTGCACTTTTCACCAGACATGATTGTTTTAACTAATATTGACTATGAGCATGTTGATTTTTTTGAAAGTTATGAAGCAGTTGAGAGTGTTTTTTTAAAATATGTTAATAATTTGAAGAGAAATGGGATTTTGATAATAAATGCTGATGAAGTTAATTTGCTTGAAATTAAGAATAAAATTTCAAGGAAAGATATTAAAGTGTTTAGCGTTGGATTTAGTTTTTTGGCCGATTTTAGGATTGAACATTTTGAGGTGATAGACGAATTTTTAAAGTTTGATTTTTTAGGGATGGGTGATATTAAATTAAGGACACCTTTAATTCATAATGTTTTCAATTTTTCGTCAGCACTTTTAGCTTTAAAGTTATTTTTAGAGGAACATAAAAAATTGGTTTGGGGTTTTGATGAGAAAATAAAGATAGTAGCTAAAGGGTACATGGGCATAAAAAGAAGGATGGAATTTATCATGGAAAAAGATGGAGTTATATATATTGATGATTATGCCCATCATCCAAAGGAAATTGAAAGTACACTTTTTGGACTTAAGAGTTTTTATAGGGGTAGGCGTATTATTTTAGATTTTATGCCACATACATTTACGAGGACAAAAACTCTTTTTAATGAGTTCGTTAAGGTTTTAAGTAGTGTTGATGTTTTAGTTTTGCATAATATATATCTATCAATTAGAGAAGATTTTGATCCTAACGAACTTTCTAGAGAACTATTTTTGGCTATTAAAGATTTAAATCAAAATGTTTATTTTTTTAAAGAAGTTGTCGATTCTGTTGATTTTATAAAGAGTGTGTTAAAGAGAAATGATTTATTTGTTACAATGGGAGCTGGTAATAATTTTATATTACATGATTTTTTATAAAGGTATTTTGAATGAAAAGTATGACAGGATTCTTTCACTTAGAGAGAGTAATTTCAAATTATATGTTTAGTATTAACTTAAAGTCTTATAATGGTAGATTTTTGGAATTTAAGTTTAAATTACCTGAAATTTTATATGCCTATGAACTTGATATAAGAAATTTTATTTCAAATTATGTTAAAAGAGGAAATGTTTTCTTAGGGGTAGGATATAAAGAAATAGTTCCAAGTATTAATTTTAGTTTAAATCCTAACTATATTGAGGCTATTACTCGTCTTAGGGATAGCTTATCGCATATTAATTTAAACATTAAGGATGAATTAAATCTTAGTGATTTTTTATCTTTAAAAGGGGCTTTAGTTATTGATGAAGATGATGTTAGTAAAGAAATGGTTTATAGTGCTTTTAAGGAAGTTTTAGAAGAGACTTTATTAAATTATGATAAGAGTAGAACCTTTGAGGGTGAAAATACTAAGCAGGATATAAGTTCAATTCTTATGTTAATAAGGAAGGATTTAGATCTTTTAAAGGAATCTCAGAGTAGTATTAATAATAAACTTTTCTTTAGTATTAAGGAAAATTTATTAAAGTTACTGGATGATTTTAATGATGTTAATGTTGTAGAAGAAGCTGCTAAGATGTCAATTCGGTTAGATATTAATGAGGAAATAGTAAGATTATATTCACATATAGATAATTTTTATAAAAACCTTGAAAATGAAACATGTGGAAAGATTTTAGAGTTTATTGCTCAAGAAATGCATAGAGAGGTTACAACAATGAGCAATAAGGCAATTGATCTTGATATTAGGAATTTAGTTTTAAATATGAAGTTAAATTTAGAGAAAATAAAAGAACATCTGAGGAATATTGAATGAGAATAGCTATTTCTAGTAAGAGCGGTTGTGGTAGTACAACTATTAGTGGAATGCTTGCAAAGCATTATGGTCTAAAGCTTATTAATTATACTTTTCATGATATTGCTAGGGAAAAAAATATTCCCTTTGATACATTTTATGAGAAAGAAATTATTTGTAAAAATGATTATTATTGGGATGAGTATCTTGATAATAAATTATTGGAGCTTTCAAAGGAGGATAATACAGTTCTTGCATCTCGTCTTGCAATTTGGCTTTCAAAAAATGCTGATTTAAAGATATATCTTTATGCTAAGATAGAAATGCGGGTAGAGAGAATAATAAATAGAGAAGGTGGCATGTATTCTGATGTTTTAAGTAGGACTTTTAATAGAGATTCTCATGATTTAAAGAGGTATTTGTCTATATATAATATAGATATTGATAATTATTTAGATGTGGCCGACTTTATAGTTGATACAACTGATAGATCTGCAGACAAAGTTTTTGAGTTGATAAAGGATGAAATAAAGAGAAGGAGTTTATATATTAAATAAGTTAAGGAGGTTGTAGGGGGGATGAAAATACCTTTAAAAGAGATACAAGATTTTGATGGCAATTATTATGAGCTTGTTATGGCGGTGATAGTTCGTACGGAGCAAATTATTGATCAAATTTCTTTAGCGGGGCATACTACTTCTGACGAAAGAGTGGTGGGACAAGCTTTTAATGATATTTTGACAGGCCGGTTTACGTATTCAATTGAAGAAAAATAAAATAGTTTTTATATTTGGACCTACAGCCGTAGGCAAAAGTGATATTCTATTTAATTTTCCAAAGGGTGTAACTGAAATAATTAATGTTGATTCTATTCAAGTTTATAGAGAGTTTGATATTGCTTCTTGTAAGCCCAGTTTTGAATTAAGATCTCATATAAAACATCATTTAGTCGATTTTTTGGAACCGACTGAAGAGTATAATCTTGGAATTTTTTACAGAGAGGCATGTAAACTCATAGAGAATTTAAAGGAGCAAAATAAGCTTCCTGTATTTGTAGGTGGATCGGCTTTTTATTTTAAGCATTTAAAATATGGATTGCCTGCTACGCCGCCTGTTTCTTCTGAAATACGGTGTTATATAAATACTCTTTTTACTCTAAGAGGTAAAGATTATCTCTTAGAGGAGCTTAAGAGAGTAGACTTTGAAAGATATGAATCAATCAGTAAAAATGATATTTATAGGATTAAAAGATCGCTTGAGGTTTATTATCAAACAGGTATTTCAATTAGTCAATTCCTAAAAAGAGGTCAGATGCTTGAAAATATCTTAGCTATTGGGTTGAAGAGGCCGATGGAAGAAATGAAGTCTAGGATAATATCTAGGGTAAATGATATGATTGATTGTGGATTACTTGAAGAGGTTAAGAGATTATTGGGGAAAGGATACAATGATACAACGCCGGCTTTTAAAGGAATAGGATATCGTGAATTTTTATTGTGGAAGAGTAGACCTTATTATATGTTAAATGATATAATAGACTTAATAGTGAAGCATTCATTTTTGTATGTAAAAAGGCAGATGACTTTTTTTGACAAAATTCCTAATGTTTTGTGGTTTCATCCTGATGATGACTTAAAGGACATTTTGGATTTAATTTTTGGTAGTAAGGAGATATGAGACATGCCTTGTGGAAGAAAAAGAAAGTTAAAAAAAATATCTACTCATAAGCGCAAGAAAAAGAGAAGACAGAATAGACATAAAAAGAAGAATAAGTAATTAAAATGTTTGTTAGTTGGTTTTTTGTTAGCTAACATTTTTATATTATTAGCTGCTTATTCAATAATTATGTTATTTATTATGTTTATATCTTTGCTAAAGATGTATCCTTTTTTACCTTTATATGTTGCTAATATCCATTTACCTTTAATTCCGTGTTTTTCTGTGCTTTGCATGATTTTTTTGATTTTTACTATTTCATCTTTTCTGATTATTGTCAGATAATCGTAATCGGTATTGTCTATTTTAGGTTTTTTATTTAAAAGGACATAATTTTTTGTTATGATTCCTACTTTTCTTGAAAATCCTAAGATGCTGCTTTTGGGTAATTTGCATTCTTTTATTAAGGGAATTTCTAAGTTCTTGTTGCATGTTAAAAACATTATAGAAATTAAGGATAGCAATTTTATTTTCATAATTTGTGTTTGTGTTACTTGATATACAGTTGTATATAATAATATAATGTTTTTTTAGAAAGTTTAAGGATTTTCAATGAAAAGATGTATTTTTTTATTGTTTCTATTGTTTCCTTCAAGTGACTTAATATTTGCATATCCATTGTCTTTTGGAGGGGGGATTTCTTATCAGTTCACTAATTATGCTAGTAAGGACAATATAAGTGATTCTGCAGTAACTTATAGTAGAGTAGATAATGGGATAAATTTGAATTTGTTCTTTGATGTTAATTATCTTATTTTAGATATATCTTATAAAGATGCTTTTTTGTCTGGTCATCATAGTAGATATTTTGCTTTTGGATTTTATGGAATTTATCCGATTATTTTTAGGGAATATGTTAGAGTATTGTTTCCTCTTCTTGGAATTAAATATACGATTGATTTAAGTATTAAGAGAATAAATTTGTTGTTTTTTTCTTTGGGATTTGCTGCAGATCTTTTCGTTCCTGAAGTTGAAGGGCTTTATATTAGACCTTTATTTATGCTTTCAATTTCACCTACTTCTTTTGCTGTAGAAAGTTTTTCTTCTTTAACAACTGAGATTACGCTTGGAGTTAATATTGGTTGGAAATTTCTCAGTTAGGTAGTTTTATTCCTAAGTGAAAAGGAACGATTCTTTCTTGTCCAAAGATATTAGATGTGGCATTGAGTTTTTGAGATGAGTTATTTGATTTTGTTACAAGTGTACTTGAACCACCTCCATCTAGGTTAATAGAATTGGTAATACCATAGCTTAGTGAGAGATCTATTGCTTCATTTAATGAGATACCTTTGCTATTATTAACGCCTCTTCCTTCTACTGTTATTAGATATAGGTGTTTGTTTTTTTGATCAGTACCTATTATTGTTCTTGGATGTTTATTTTCTTTAAAATTTTTAGTGTATTTTCCATTTTTGATTAGAGGAAAGAAACCACTAAAACCATAATCAGAATTTTTAATCTCATCTTTATTAGGATTTAATATTATTTGGTTATTCTTGATTATAATTATTCCTCGATCTTTTTTTGCATTGGAGATTATTTTTTTATTATATATATAGAGACCATTAGGGTAGAACATATTTTCTTTAATCTTATATGGGCTAGTGTTAATGGCAATATCTATTTCGTTAGAAAGTAAGAATTCACTTGTTGTTTGACCTTTAAAGTAATAATTATTCTTTTTTTTGTCGTAAATAGGCTTTGAGATTGTGAACTTTAAATTTTCATTTTTTATCTTGACAATAATATAGTTACTTTCTTTGAAAGATCCTTTAATTATTTTATATCTTGTTCTTATGTCTTCTGGATTGATTGATTCTTGTGCTGAAAAGATGATTAATATCAGAATTAATATTGTTGTTCGTAATGTTGTTTTATTCATTTCTTTTTATTTTATAAGAATAAATACTTTTAGGATAGTTTTTTAAGATTATATTTTTGATCTCTAAAGATATTTTGTCATTTTTTATTCTTGTAATATTATATAACTGATAGATTATTTTTATGTCTAATTCTTTGTGTTTTTGTAGAAGATTATTGATTTCGTTTTCACTTATGTTTGGTTCATTAATTCTAAGTTTTAGTAATAAAATTTCATTTTTTATGTTTTTATCTTTAGGTTTGTTCATTTTGTTTAAAAAGTTATTGGCTTCTTCATATTTCTTTATTTTAAGTAGATACTTGGCCATAAGTAAATAATAGTATTCTAGGTTTAGATTTTTAATTGCATTTATTGTTTCAAGTTCTTTTGGTAAGTTGTTATTTAGGTTATATAACATGTATAGTTTATTTAGTTTTTCAAAATTTTCTTTGGATGTGCCGTATATTGGAATACTTGAGACTATTAGTAGTAAAATTAATAATATTTTAGATGGTTTTAAATTCATATAATTTTATTTCAGGTATTATACACTATTTTTGGTTTGAATAGGAAGAATGGAAGAATAAGAAAAAATTTTCCTAATTTCTTCTTATTCTTTTTAAATTTAAAGTTTGGATTTTATGTAATTTGAGATTTGTTCAGATTTTGCCCCGAATATTACTTGGGCTTGATTTCCTGATGTAATAATTGTTCCAGTAGCTCCAAGTTCGGTCATTAAGTCTTTATTTACTAATGAGGGCGATTTTACATCTACTCTTAGTCGTGTAAAACATGAATCAACATTTGTTATATTGTCAAGTCCTCCAAGGGCTTGAATGATTGTATCAAAATCTTCATTTTGAAATATCTTAGAAGTATTACTAGAAATTGTGCTCTGTTGAGTATCATCTTCACGACCCGGTGTTTTGATGTTAAATGCTTTTATTAATGTTATGAAAATAGTGAAGTAGATAATTCCAATTACAAGTCCTATTGGGAATATTAGCAAAGCGTTTGTTGATTTTGGGAACATTAAGAAGTAATCTATAATTCCTGCTGAGAGTGCAAATGCTATACGTATTTCAAATATATTAGTAATGATTAATGATATTCCAGTTAGAGTAGCGTGTATTAAATAAAGTAGAGGTGCTATTAACATAAATGTGTACTCTATTGGTTCTGTAATTCCTGTTAAAAATGAGGTAAGGGCTGCTGAGAGTAAAATACCACCTATTTCGTTTCTATTTTTTGCCTTGGATGTTAAGTACATTGCAAGGGCTGCACCTGGTAGTCCAAATAGCATGATTGGATACATTCCTGATGTAAATGAGCCGGCAGTTGGATCTCCATTTAAATATCTTGTAATTTCTCCTTGAATTATGTTTCCGTCGCTTGTGGTATATTCTCCGAATACAAAATATACTAAAGTGTTTAGAAGCTGATGTAGACCTGTTATTATGAGAAGTCTATTTAGAAAACCAAATACAAACAATCCGAGATTACCAGCTTCTATCATCCAGATTCCAATTTGATTGATAGTTATTTGTATTGGTGCCCATAGGAGACCAAATATTGTGGCAAGTATTACAGACAGCATTCCATTAGCTATTGGTACTAATCTTTGTCCTGAGAAGAATCCTAAAAATTGTGGCATTTTGTAGTTTACTACCTTGTCGCTAAGAATCGCTGAGCTTATGCCTGTAATAATACCACCTAGGACTGACATGTTAACAGGTTCTGATTTTCCATTAACTATTATTGTAAATGTAGATAGCCCTGCATTTAAAATTAGATATCCTACAGCTCCTCCGAGTGCTGCAGCTGCTTTGTTATTTTTAGATAATCCCATTCCAGTTCCGATTGCGAATAGTATTGGTAAGTTTCCTAAAATAGCACTACCTGATTGTTCCATTAGTTTACCAATTTGTCTAAGCATGACATAAGACTCTGTAGTTTCTATTATTAAGTAACCAAAGCCAAGTAAAATTCCAGCGATCGGCAAGACAGCCGCGGGAGTTTGCAAAGCTTTTCCAAGATTTTGCATATTTTTCATTAACTTATTCATTATTTGCCTCCTTTAATTTATGTTTTTTATTATTTAAAGTTTATATTAACTTTAAATATGATTCTAGTTTAAATATCGTTCATTTATTTATGTTTTTTAAATATTTATTTTGTAACTTGCAATGTGGTATGTATATTTTGGATTTTTTAAAAAAAGAAGTTTAATTTTTTGTAAACTTTATTCACTGTTTTTTTAATAGGGGCAATTTTTTTAATATTATCTTGATTGTCAATCAGGCTTTTGATGCTATTCATTGATTCCTCGATTGCTACGCTAAAGTTTTTTTGAGGTTTTAGCCAAAAATTATTAGAGTAATCGCTTCTGAGTGATAGGAAAAGGACAGATTGTTTATTGGGATGTTTAATGAAATTCATAGTGCATTCTAAAATATTTCTTATCTTATCAATTTCGGTAATATGAACATTTGTGTTTTCATATGCTTTGATAAGCGTCCAATCTGGTTCCATACTATTTACTATTCGCATTATTTCTATTAGCTTCTTGTTTTTGAGTATGATTAAATTTTCATGTGTTAAGTTTACAAAAATATTCTTTATTGCTTTTTCCTCTTCGCTTTTTAGTCCTTGTGATATTAATTCTTTAACTTCTTTTAAGCTAAGTGTTAATTGATTTTTGTGTTCATTGTGAGTGTTAAATTTTTTTCTTCCAATTATTATTTCATTTTTTGATGGAGGATTTTTATCGTTTTTTATTATATTTTTATGGGTGTTAATTGATTTTTTATTCTCTTTGTGAGTGTTTTTCTGTTCATTTTTTTCAAGTTGAATATCATTGATCCATTCTTTTTTAAGTACTCCAATTGATCGGGCATATCTTTTACTTGTCTCTATGATTTCTCCTGCGACGAAATATTTTACAGAATCTGTGTTAATAAGTGAACCAGGATGGATTACGACATTTTTAGCTTTTATCGTTTTATATGTATTTTTTGAGGTTTTAAAGCAAATGTAATCTTTCATTCCTCTCATTATAGATTTTAAGTAACCTTCGTAATCAATCTCGCTTTTACGTACTATTGGGATGTTGAAGTTACTTACAATGGTTTCGAGTTGTCTTTGTACGTTAGTAATTTCTTCAAGGCCTTGTAAGTCTAGATAATTCTCTTTGGCAAAGGCTTCTTTATTAATGGCTTTTTTATAATCTTCGAATATATTAATAAATCCTATTAGATCGCCTAGTGGATTTTTGTATTTTAAATGAGCTTGTCTGGCTTCCATTTCTTCGTTTTGGGGTAGTAAAAAAATTCCACTTGTGGATAAAAACGATAATCCAATTGTGGTTGGGTATATTGCTTGTTGATAGTTCAGCATTGCCTCAACTAAAGCTCTTGAATGAATTGGTATTAGAGGAAAAATTATCATATATTTTCCAATTTCCGTAAGCTCATTTTTTTCATTTATTGCATCTAGAGATCTTAATATGTCACTTGCTGTTTGAATAGATTTAATTGATGGTTTGGAAATAAAATCAAATTTTGTGAAATTTCTAATTCCTATGTCTG
The DNA window shown above is from Borrelia anserina Es and carries:
- the panF gene encoding sodium/pantothenate symporter; amino-acid sequence: MTRGFFLFFIFLILYCVFGIFSGKKREGTLFLQSYFLANRGLNFFVMALVVASSYVSASSFISGPSAVYRYGLSFIFLAVIQIPTSLISFVIIGERLNLEAKKINAINIIDYIGYRYNSHSLVLISSFIVIFFSLFLLSAQIMGGAKLLEVFFQISYTDALVLFSLFVFFYVCLGGFKIIAYMDLVQGILMVMASILLFSRLVDLGGGINNLFKMAQLDLRDDLFLPSTLDLKIGYIISFWVLIGIGVLGLPQFVNNFIAFKDMKSMRFSLPIVTFVIGFLVVIMHLIGFFSLVIFPEFEPNDKVILNVAFKVLNPKVFILFFVGLLSAIVSTIDSGFLFLSSIWVKVILSLSKNIGTNIGVNRITVMSNVCFMSIIIFLSLKPPDFLLFVNVFALGALEVSFFCIIVFGLYFNFVSKMSAFISQFLGLLSYLALIFYGDTDSYYFHPVVPSLFISVCSFLIVNFMCRKCSKV
- a CDS encoding RluA family pseudouridine synthase, which codes for MVSFSSESVGKYIVIDVLKNDDGKRFDAVLIKFLKFPKSKVIRHIRKGDILLNNLKVTFSHRVSKGDKIYLYKPLLQGLSLDKVTVEDEAAILRDVKRRIVYEDEDLLVVNKRKGILVHGGKYSLDILINAYLLDKNLESLSFKPSAVHRLDRNTSGLIIFAKNIDSARLLSKAFSSGIVTKKYLALLDGKIKKPLTYMNFLYRDRTAKKTFIIGNIDKFNAITYVKPILVSQSSTLAEVSIKTGFTHQIRAQCAFNQHALINDGKYGSKFGKTNYFLHSFLIKFNQSLFLRNEFFAEPSSDFLKQINSIFGVYDFKRFI
- the murC gene encoding UDP-N-acetylmuramate--L-alanine ligase, translated to MNFDLDNLGNIFLVGIKGSGLCSLACFLNAKGYFVEGIDIPLKFHTEDVLNSDNITYYENIDEFSLKNHHISYDILIYSPAYDKDNLAVLLEARELGIPVLSYPEVIGEISKKYYSIGVAGSHGKTTTAAFLGILFNSLGLYPNVILGASVKDFGDKSSLVGHGNIFIAETCEYRNHFLHFSPDMIVLTNIDYEHVDFFESYEAVESVFLKYVNNLKRNGILIINADEVNLLEIKNKISRKDIKVFSVGFSFLADFRIEHFEVIDEFLKFDFLGMGDIKLRTPLIHNVFNFSSALLALKLFLEEHKKLVWGFDEKIKIVAKGYMGIKRRMEFIMEKDGVIYIDDYAHHPKEIESTLFGLKSFYRGRRIILDFMPHTFTRTKTLFNEFVKVLSSVDVLVLHNIYLSIREDFDPNELSRELFLAIKDLNQNVYFFKEVVDSVDFIKSVLKRNDLFVTMGAGNNFILHDFL
- a CDS encoding YicC/YloC family endoribonuclease, which codes for MKSMTGFFHLERVISNYMFSINLKSYNGRFLEFKFKLPEILYAYELDIRNFISNYVKRGNVFLGVGYKEIVPSINFSLNPNYIEAITRLRDSLSHINLNIKDELNLSDFLSLKGALVIDEDDVSKEMVYSAFKEVLEETLLNYDKSRTFEGENTKQDISSILMLIRKDLDLLKESQSSINNKLFFSIKENLLKLLDDFNDVNVVEEAAKMSIRLDINEEIVRLYSHIDNFYKNLENETCGKILEFIAQEMHREVTTMSNKAIDLDIRNLVLNMKLNLEKIKEHLRNIE
- the cmk gene encoding (d)CMP kinase — its product is MRIAISSKSGCGSTTISGMLAKHYGLKLINYTFHDIAREKNIPFDTFYEKEIICKNDYYWDEYLDNKLLELSKEDNTVLASRLAIWLSKNADLKIYLYAKIEMRVERIINREGGMYSDVLSRTFNRDSHDLKRYLSIYNIDIDNYLDVADFIVDTTDRSADKVFELIKDEIKRRSLYIK
- a CDS encoding DNA-directed RNA polymerase subunit omega, whose product is MKIPLKEIQDFDGNYYELVMAVIVRTEQIIDQISLAGHTTSDERVVGQAFNDILTGRFTYSIEEK
- the miaA gene encoding tRNA (adenosine(37)-N6)-dimethylallyltransferase MiaA, yielding MKKNKIVFIFGPTAVGKSDILFNFPKGVTEIINVDSIQVYREFDIASCKPSFELRSHIKHHLVDFLEPTEEYNLGIFYREACKLIENLKEQNKLPVFVGGSAFYFKHLKYGLPATPPVSSEIRCYINTLFTLRGKDYLLEELKRVDFERYESISKNDIYRIKRSLEVYYQTGISISQFLKRGQMLENILAIGLKRPMEEMKSRIISRVNDMIDCGLLEEVKRLLGKGYNDTTPAFKGIGYREFLLWKSRPYYMLNDIIDLIVKHSFLYVKRQMTFFDKIPNVLWFHPDDDLKDILDLIFGSKEI
- a CDS encoding phosphodiester glycosidase family protein, whose product is MNKTTLRTTILILILIIFSAQESINPEDIRTRYKIIKGSFKESNYIIVKIKNENLKFTISKPIYDKKKNNYYFKGQTTSEFLLSNEIDIAINTSPYKIKENMFYPNGLYIYNKKIISNAKKDRGIIIIKNNQIILNPNKDEIKNSDYGFSGFFPLIKNGKYTKNFKENKHPRTIIGTDQKNKHLYLITVEGRGVNNSKGISLNEAIDLSLSYGITNSINLDGGGSSTLVTKSNNSSQKLNATSNIFGQERIVPFHLGIKLPN
- a CDS encoding PTS transporter subunit EIIC, giving the protein MNKLMKNMQNLGKALQTPAAVLPIAGILLGFGYLIIETTESYVMLRQIGKLMEQSGSAILGNLPILFAIGTGMGLSKNNKAAAALGGAVGYLILNAGLSTFTIIVNGKSEPVNMSVLGGIITGISSAILSDKVVNYKMPQFLGFFSGQRLVPIANGMLSVILATIFGLLWAPIQITINQIGIWMIEAGNLGLFVFGFLNRLLIITGLHQLLNTLVYFVFGEYTTSDGNIIQGEITRYLNGDPTAGSFTSGMYPIMLFGLPGAALAMYLTSKAKNRNEIGGILLSAALTSFLTGITEPIEYTFMLIAPLLYLIHATLTGISLIITNIFEIRIAFALSAGIIDYFLMFPKSTNALLIFPIGLVIGIIYFTIFITLIKAFNIKTPGREDDTQQSTISSNTSKIFQNEDFDTIIQALGGLDNITNVDSCFTRLRVDVKSPSLVNKDLMTELGATGTIITSGNQAQVIFGAKSEQISNYIKSKL